One stretch of Streptosporangiales bacterium DNA includes these proteins:
- a CDS encoding SDR family NAD(P)-dependent oxidoreductase, which yields MPRKPMDVTVPDLSGRRAVVTGASDGIGLGLATRLAAVGSEVLLPVRNPRKGQAAITTIRQTTPHANVSLRELDLSSLDSVAALGKTLREEGRPIHLLINNAGVMTPPDRQTTADGFELQFGTNHLGHFALVAHLLPLLRAGHARVTSQVSVAANQGAINWDDLSWERSYDGMKAYSQSKIAFGLFGLELDRRSQAKGWDITSNLSHPGVAPTNLLAARPEVGRDQDTRSVRMIRALSARGILVGTAQTAQLPALYAATSPDAQRGGFYGPRGLGHMGGPPGEQKLYSRLRSTEEAQRIWQISEELTKVPFPNS from the coding sequence ATGCCACGCAAACCCATGGACGTCACCGTCCCCGACCTGTCCGGTAGGCGCGCCGTCGTCACTGGAGCAAGCGACGGCATCGGGCTCGGCCTCGCGACGAGGCTCGCCGCGGTCGGGTCCGAAGTGCTCCTGCCGGTTCGCAATCCACGCAAGGGCCAGGCCGCGATCACCACGATCCGTCAGACGACCCCCCACGCGAACGTGTCGCTCCGCGAGCTCGACCTGTCCTCGCTCGACTCCGTCGCGGCCCTCGGCAAGACCCTGCGCGAGGAGGGCCGACCGATCCACCTCCTCATCAACAACGCCGGCGTCATGACCCCGCCCGACCGGCAGACGACCGCCGACGGGTTCGAGCTTCAGTTCGGCACCAACCACCTCGGCCACTTCGCCCTGGTGGCCCACCTGCTGCCGCTGCTGCGCGCCGGCCATGCACGCGTGACCTCGCAGGTCAGCGTCGCGGCGAATCAGGGCGCCATCAACTGGGACGACCTGAGCTGGGAACGCTCCTACGATGGCATGAAGGCCTACAGCCAGTCGAAGATCGCTTTCGGGCTCTTCGGCCTCGAACTCGACCGGCGCAGCCAGGCCAAGGGTTGGGACATCACGAGCAACCTCTCCCATCCCGGGGTCGCTCCGACGAACCTGCTCGCCGCGCGCCCCGAGGTCGGACGGGACCAGGACACCAGGAGCGTGCGCATGATCCGGGCTCTGTCCGCCCGCGGCATCCTCGTCGGGACAGCCCAAACGGCGCAACTTCCCGCCCTCTACGCCGCTACCTCCCCCGACGCTCAGCGTGGCGGGTTCTATGGGCCGCGCGGGCTCGGGCACATGGGCGGCCCTCCCGGAGAGCAGAAGCTCTACTCCCGCCTTCGCAGCACCGAGGAGGCCCAGCGCATCTGGCAGATCTCCGAAGAGCTCACGAAGGTTCCCTTCCCCAACAGCTGA
- a CDS encoding helix-turn-helix domain-containing protein, with product MIDRTGLAEFLRRRRESLQPEDVGLPRGRRRRTSGLRREEVASLCHMSTDYYTRLERERGPQPSEQMIASIAQGLHLSLDERDHLFRLAGHTPPTRGADSEHISPGLLRILDRMHDTPAEIVTELGETLRQTPLGIALTGDLTAYSGPARSIGYRWFTDPATRQLYAHDDHPFLTRMFVSGLRGVATLRGPDSRAAHYADLLLARSEEFRRVWNDHEIGIRPNEVKHFIHPELGALELTCQTLLDPNQSHFLLVYTAVPGSASYEKLQLLSVIGAQALR from the coding sequence GTGATCGATCGGACCGGACTGGCGGAGTTCCTCCGGCGCCGCCGGGAGTCGCTGCAACCCGAGGACGTCGGCCTCCCGCGCGGACGACGCCGCAGGACAAGCGGGCTACGGCGGGAGGAAGTGGCTTCCCTCTGCCATATGTCGACCGACTACTACACGCGGCTGGAGCGGGAGCGCGGACCCCAGCCATCCGAGCAGATGATCGCCTCCATCGCGCAAGGACTCCACCTCTCCCTCGATGAGCGCGACCACCTGTTCCGGCTCGCCGGACACACACCACCCACGCGGGGCGCGGACAGCGAACACATCAGCCCCGGCCTGCTGCGCATCCTCGACCGCATGCACGACACTCCCGCGGAGATCGTCACCGAGCTCGGCGAGACGCTGCGGCAGACCCCGCTCGGCATCGCGCTCACCGGCGACCTGACCGCCTACAGCGGCCCGGCCCGCAGCATCGGCTACCGATGGTTCACCGACCCCGCCACGCGACAGCTCTACGCCCACGACGACCATCCGTTCCTCACCCGCATGTTCGTCTCGGGCCTCCGCGGGGTGGCCACGCTGCGGGGGCCTGATTCCCGCGCGGCCCACTACGCCGACCTGCTGCTCGCTCGAAGCGAAGAGTTCCGGCGGGTGTGGAACGACCACGAGATCGGCATTCGCCCCAACGAGGTGAAACACTTCATCCACCCCGAGCTCGGCGCATTGGAGCTGACCTGCCAGACGCTGCTCGATCCGAACCAGTCGCATTTCCTGCTCGTCTACACCGCCGTTCCCGGCAGTGCGAGCTACGAAAAGCTGCAGCTGCTGTCCGTCATAGGAGCGCAGGCGCTGCGCTAA